Genomic window (Chionomys nivalis chromosome 7, mChiNiv1.1, whole genome shotgun sequence):
TCATACTGTCTATAGCCGCATCAGCACAGGAACCCAGAGCCGAGCCACACCCTGCTGCCTTTGGCAGATCCAGCCTGCGGTCCCTACAGAGCCAGGTGGCACACCTTCCTCTTGGTGTTGCAGAAGATGACAGCCTGGGTGATGGTCAGCGTGTCGTAGAGGTCACACAGAGTGTCAAacttccactcctctctttccACTGCCACGAAGAACTGCTTGATGCCTTCCAGAGTCAATTCATCACTGGCGGACAGATAAATGCTCACGTCACTCTTCAAACCAGGACCTGAGGGACAAGGCCACCTAAGAGCACCCAGCCCTCATCTCCCCTACCTCAGAGGGCTGGATCCTGAACTTGCCTGAACCTTTCCCATTCCTCAGAATAGAGAACACCCATTGAGCTCAGACTTAGAAATAGAAAAGGGGATGAGGGCATGCGTCCTTACCGCTTCACCAAGATGCGGATGGGGTCGGTCATAAACTTGTTGGTCATCTCCAGGATCTCGTGAGGCAGTGTAGCACTGATGAGAACCACCTGTGTGGCTGGCGGCAGGTACCTGTACACGTCGTAGATCTGCTCCTTGAAACCTGGGACAAAGATGAGCTCAGCTAAGGCTTTATGGCTGTCACTGGtcagagcaagttcaaaggcGAACACCCTAACCTTGACCAACAAGCTGCACCTCAAAGCCACACGGCAATGTGTGCTGAAGCTGGCAGTGTGCAGTCAAGAGGAGATAAGAAGACTTTAACCATAGACCTCAACCATGAAAACATTAAACAGCAGTTTCAGGTCCCAAACCTCCCAAGACACACTGCTTCTCCAGAAAGCAAGGACTGTCACATCTCTAGGAGATAGAGACCTTACCGTGAAGACGTAAGACCCGACAATGTCAGTAGAAAATTCTGGTCCCCTTACCTTTGTTCAACATTTCATCAGCCTCATCCAAAACCAACATCTTGATAGCCCGTGTCCTTAAACTTCTACGGCGAATCATATCTGTGTAATCAGATTTTGAAAGAATCACACTTGGCTCTAAGAATGGAGCTATTTGCACTAGTCCTTGTACACACCACTGGGCACAAGCAAATGAACCACCATGACCTTGAGCACACTGCAAAGATCCCACCCACAGCCCTGTTCTTAACAGAGGTGCTCACCAAAGACACGTCCCGGGGTGCCTGCCACAACATGTTGCCCATAGTCCAGCTTCCGGATGTCCTCTCCAACATTGGTGCCCCCAATGCAGGCGTGGCACTGTACATTCATGTAGTCCCCCAGAGCTAGCAAACCCTGAAGCAAAAAAACAGGTTTACACACAAGGCACAAGGTCAGATACATCTAAACTGTCATTTCCACTCTAATTTGAAATAACCAACTATAATTTATTCATAATGATAAAACTACAAGATTTCTTTTCTCTGCCAAAAGGAGATTCATTTTGATGGTTTATTACTGAAGTGGTGTACACCAAATGCAGGAAACGTTACAGTTCATAATCCCATCATACTAACATTGCAATATATACCccttcaagataaaaaaaaaaaaaaatcatcatttgaTTGAAATGGAATTCATTTTCCTGTGAGAAAACTGTCTCCCCACACTAGTGCTGGGGACTGACTCCAGGGCCTTATGATTATAGGTgagttcaccaccaccaccacagtacATTTCCAGACCACTTCTAAGATCACGAACACATCAAACAAGTAGAAGCAGTGATAAAAACCACCAGATTCATAAAAAGAACTGTAGGCTGCCTAGCAAGCACAGAACTCTGGGTTCCATCTTTTGGTGCCGTGAAAACcaacagggaagaaggaaagccCTATTATCAAATAGTATGCAGGTTGGAGGGCAACATAattctgggggtcaaactcaggcgtGAGCAGCATGCTCCTTCACCCACTCTGCCATCCTGGGGGCCCCGGGCAAACACGGGAAGAGAAAACAAGCGGTCAGGCCAACAGTCCGTTCTCAGACACCTGCAAACACAACACTAATCCTTCTGCTATGTGGCCTTGCACACGCCAGGAGAGCCCCTCCCAGCCCGACACCACCATCTTTAAtgtctcaccttcttttttttttttttttttttttttttggtttttcaagacagggtttctctgtggttttggagcctgtcctggaactagctcttgtagaccaggctggtctcgaactcacagagatccacctgcctctgcctcccgagtgctgggattaaaggcgtgcgccaccaccgcccggccaatgtCTCACCTTCTGAATCTGTACTGCTAACTCTCTTGTTGGAGCCAAAATCAAAGCCTGGGTTTCTCGAACCTGgtgaataaaagaagaaaaccatgagACTGGACAGAAGAGCGGgttctcctgccccttccctctgGTCTCTTACAAATAGTCCCCGCTCTGCTTTCATGCCCACCTTTTAAACAGAAACTCTAGATTCCGCATATGAGTGAGAACCTGGTTTTTGTCCAAGTCCAGTTTATCACACTAAGCCGCGATTTCCGGTCTCAGTATTGTTCATACATATTCCTTGCTAACAAGCACTCGGGCTAAGGACACCAGCTCCCATTAGCCTTGCTGCTCTTTCCTGACAGGTCTGAGGAGATACTAAATTGCAAAGTCCAGCAAGAGCGCCACACACCAGGGGTCTCCTATGCAGATCAGAATGTCctatttttgagtcaggatcttactttgtatccttggctggcctgacATTTGCTATGAagagctggccttaaactcagagctCCTCctatctgctgggattaaagaaatacAACCACACCCTACCTAAAAACAGTATTCTGTACACACAGCATTGGCAGAGCAGAGACATCTCCTGGGATCAAGGAGAGTCTGCTGTGAGTGGCAGCTCACCTGGATATCCAAGCACTGGAGGACGGAAATGCTGAAGGTGGCCGTCTTACCGGTGCCAGACTGAGACCTGTGTGAGAAAGCACAAGAGCAGCTATCAGAGGAAAAGGGCACCAACAACCCTGTCCTTGCTCTGGCGACCTCTCCTCAGCAGTGTTCCAAAGCCCTGGCTGCACACTGGGGCAGCTTCTTTCTAGACGCCcccacctttaacctcagcattaTAACTACAAAGATAAGACCCAAGTACAAGGAcacaacttttaatttttatttctatttctgtgtgaCTGAATGCCACACGGGTGAGGGTGCtttcagagcccagaagagggtgctgggtcccCTGAAGCTGAGGTCACAGCTGGGGTCACAGGCGGTCGTCTGTGTCAGTGTGGGCACTAAGAAGCAGACTGGGAACTGAGCCACCACAGCCCCAGAGATACGACGTTAGACTGCTACAGATGAAAATAGTGACATGGCTTGTGCACTGGGGATGGAAGAACTTCAGAGGGGCAGAAAAGGTCTCTTCCCTTAGTGCAAACGGCACCTAACATTTTGGAGTATAACTTAAAAAATTTAtgtcttggccgggcggtggtggcgcacgcctttaatcccagcacttgggaggcagaggcaggcggatctctgtgagttcgagaccagcctggtctacaagagctagttccaggacaggctccaaaaccacagagaaaccctgtctcaaaaaatcaaaaaaaaaaaaaaaaaaaaatttatgtctTTTGAAAATTAAGGCAAATAACAGTTTAGAGTATATAGTTCAGTAATAAAGAAGGCCCTGGATTCAGTACCCAGCatgtggaggggagggaaataaaaaataaagctattaAAAGAGTATCTTACATAATTCTACATTCAGGGCTTCGGATATACGTCGGTAGTGGCACTGTTGTGTGCTGTGTACAGTGACCTGGATATGACCCACAGCACCAAGCACCTCCCCAAAATACACATGACAGCAATTTGACTTAAAGgaatctttttcttgtttggtttttcaagacagtgtttctctgtgtaacagctctggctgtcctgaacctcactctacagaccaggctggccttgaactcagagatctgcctgtttctgcctcccgagtgctgggattaaaggagtgcgccaccattgcctggtggAACCTTTTCCAGATGAGAAAAAAGAGTAAATGCTGAGCCAGAGGTGGGTTTGCGCAGAGTGCAGAGATGCCAAAGCGGACTCAGCTTCCCTCAGCCCTCACCAGTGTCACTGACTCCagcttggtgtaggaggtccttctgtatttgtattgctttcattggttaataaagaaactgctttgggcctggtgatagggcagaacttaggtaggtggggagacagaactgaattctgggaggaagaaaacagagagagtcACCATGaagacaccaggtcagacatgctaaatctttcctggtaagccatgacctcgtggtgaacacagattaatagaaatggattaagtcaagatgtgagagttagccaataggaggctaatggccaagcagtgttttaattaatacagtttctgtgtggttatttcgggtataagctagccgggcggcaggaacaaAGGGACCCTCTCTCCATCAACACCAGCTGGCTCTCGGCACCCACAACTTACTGTGCTATGACATCTCTCCCCTTAATTATCTGCTTGATAGCGCGCTGCTGGATTGCTGAAGGCTTCTCAAAACCTGTGAACACAAAGGGGAAAGACTTAGTTCCCACACTGTGACAGTGCCAATGCCACACAGCACAGGCTCCCGGGATACACATATCTGATTCTTACTGCCAACTCCAGGCTCCCAGGAGAACCCACATCTTTACAGACTAGCCTGGGAGATTACCTATGAAGACAGTATCTACAATACCAACACTTGGAAGAGcatcagcagttcaaggccagcctaaaacATGTGAAACCCTCTTTGCAATAAAACCATAAAtccatggtagcacacacctttaatcctagcactcgggaggcagaggcaggcagatctctttgagttcaagaccaacctggtctacagagcgagttccagaacagctagggctacacagagaaaccctgtctcagaaaaaaagagaactaaACAGAAGCACTGTAGTTGCTGCCCTTCCTACCAGCAAGAAGCACTCAAGCCCACTTGCTGCTTGTTATCTCAGGGCACTGGACCTGCATAGGCATGATGTGGGAATACCCACACTGCTCTCTCAACTGGATATAGTCCCATTATCTAGGCACCACCCTAGATAGAGTGGGGATGGTCATGCACttccttaatcccagtactcaggaggcagaggcaggaggatctgttaATTCCAGGTCAACTTTCTacatagtcagttccaggacagctagagctatgtagagacaaagctcaaaacaaaacgggaggcagaggcaggtggatctctgtgagttcgaggccagcctggtctacaaagggagttccaggacaggctccaaagctacagagaaaccctgtctcgaaaaaaacaaaaaacaaacaaacaaaaaaaaccaaaacaaaacgaaaaaaggAGACAGTCGGgctgtggtggagcatgcctttcccagcactcagaaggcagaggcaggcagatctctgagttagagaccagcctggtgtacaaagcaagttaaaggacagccagggctacacagagaaaccctgtcggaAATCCCCCCCactgccaaaacaaaacaacaaacaccaaaaaagaaaagataaatgtttTCCAAGTAAACACAGAACTTACGCAGAAAAACTGTActtcatttttatacttttaaaacatatagCTAATACAGATTCACAGCTCAGCAAAGGATTTGTGATTGTTATTCTTGGTGGTCaatttgactatatctggaatcaactaaaaacCAAAGTGGGCACCATTcaaagtgggaagatccaccttccctagtctacaaagtgagtcccagttcagctagggctatatagagaccctgctaaaaaaaaaaaaaaaaaaaaaaaaaaaaaagccaagcttggtgtcacacacttttaatcccagcttccagcactccggaggcagaggcaggcggatctctatgagttcgaggacagcctggtctacaagagctagttccaggacaggctccaaaagctacagaaaaaccctgtctcgaaaaacaaaaaacaaactaaaaaaactttgaaaaattagaaaaaaatgacagcgcTCAGCCTCTCTCAAATGCTCCTACCTAAGCAGATACCAGCGACATCACTCGAAAGCCAGGAATACACTCATCTGCCACCAGCAGAACTTAGCGCACCGCTCTTCCCCAGGTGCGGACCTTATCCCGCCTCCACTACTCGCTCCACTCCAAATCCAGACACCAAAAGAAACTTTCAAACTGTAAGTCCGACCTTGGCGCTTTTGCTGTAGACTGCGGTGGCTTCCCGCTGTATTTAGGAACGAATTATCTCATGACAAAGGGTTTTCTTCTGTTCCTGGCGCACAGGGGCCAACGGCATCCAGGAGCCGGGACCAGCTGCCCTCGCCGCCCTGGGGACCCTTTGCGTCTCCGGGAGCTCTCTCTTAACTGCCCCTACCAATCTATCCCTCTACCCGGTAGCTCGCGTCGCTTTTCCCCACCAACTCCCACCGCTTGAAGCACCTTGGCTTCGCACTTTCCGCTTCCCTAACAGAGTTTACAAACTCCGCGAGGCACGGACCTAGCGGATCCGCAGTCCCCACCCTCCCATCAGAGCCTCGGGGCGCTCACAGGGACCCACACGGTCACCCGGTACTACAGTGACCTGGAGAAGCCGGCCCTGAGCCCCGGAGCCGCGGGCTCGCACTCTCTCCGCCCGGCGCAGCCTCCCCGCTCTCCGGTCTCCCCCGCGCCGCCAGGCCCGCGACCCACCGTAGGCGTAGATGCCGCGCAGTAGGTCCTCCCGCAGGCCCATGGTGTCGAACGTGGGGGTCACGTCCACCTCctcgctggtctcgaactccacTTTGGTCATGTCCTCCTCTTTGAGCAGCCGCTTCCGCGCGGAGCCCGACGTCGCCATCGTGGCCGTGGCCGCCATGATTCCGAGTCCACCGAGAGGTGAGGAGCGCGAGCGGCAGCGGCGGGAACCGGAAGCAAGGCTCGCGCTGCCGGCGCGGTCGGGAGGAAGTGACGCCACCACAGCGCCGTGGAGGAGCCTCGTCGGGCGGAAGTGGAGAGCGCGGGGGCGGCCGCAGGAGCCGCTCCTATTCTCGCGATATTTGGCAAGAGGCGGGGCTTGATTCGCTACTATGCACGGCGCTGCGTACTCCCTCTGGGTGTATgcaaacagggtttttttttagtttctcctTCTTTCGCGGGATAGGAACTTGGGGACCTGGGGAAGTGCAGAGGGACACTACGGTGTCCCTAAGGGCACGGGGTAAAAAAAGATGGCACAACCCCGTCCGCTCGGCCCTTCTTCCCCAGCGACGCCTGTGTTGCCATGGCAACCCCAGCGCCGAGACGCCCTGAATCTGGCTTTTGCCGCCTTGCGAATGATGTGGGAAACGATAGGTGGGTTCAGACCGGACAGCTGTTTTTGCCTGGGAGAGCAGGAATCGCTTAAACCGCCATCCCATCGGAGAATTGTTCAGTGCCTCTGACCCGGCATCGTGAtgcccagcactctggagggtcCTGGTTTGCAACCGggcttgtctgttttgtttttgagggtgGATCCCAGGATCTGTCCATATTTGAGCCATAGCCCCAGTCCTAGGAAACATTTGCGcttagcttctttttttctgcttttgaagAAAGATGGCAAAACTATTAAGAGCAGTTACTCCTTTTCCAGAGAGCCAGAGTTCTTTCCAGCACTCATGTCATGTGACTCATACCCGCTTGcgcctccagctcctggggatccaatTCTGGCTTAGGTGAAGGCCACtctcgtgtacacacacacacacacacacacacacttctttaaaAGCTACTATTAAAAGGGGACTCATTTAGGTAAGTTTAGTCTGGAGAAGTTGTGAGTCGCAATATATCCACGTTAAAACAAGTTATTGccgctgggcgatggtggcgcacgcctttaatcccagcacttgggaggcagaggcaggtggatctctgtgagttcgagaccagcctggtctacagagctagttccaggacaggctccaaagccacagagaaaccctgtctcgaaaaaccaaaaaaaaaaaaaacaagttattgCCGCCTTCTCTTGAGAGCTTGGCTCCTGCTCTATAGTGTCAGGATTTGTGTACACCAGATAACcgatataatatatgtaataatatCATATCAGAACATTAAGGACAGAGCTGGCCACCCATCTGAGACTAAGTAAAATGTGAGCTCATGGGTTTATTTCATGCTCTCATGCCCTTTTGCAAGCCTGACTCTAGGGGTTGTTGCGCAATCTCTGATGTAAAATACGCATGAATTTTAATGACATTGTAAGAGAAGAATGTAAAGTTCCATTTCATACTGCCTGTTGAAATGAGTCTAATAATAGCTTAGTGATACTGTTTAAGGAGCTGTTTAATCTCACCCGTTTCTTTTACTTCATCAAATGTAAtgactagaaaaaaattactgtATTCTTATTGGGccatatatcttttttaaaagtttactgtgtttgtgtttatgtgtgttaatGGATGTAAGTGGGATGCCCATACCACGCTGCAggcatggaggtcaggggacaactttgtagagtttttctttccttttatgtgagttctaggaTCAAACCAAGGTCAtcaagcttgcacagcaagctctcttaGCCCATGAGCCAGCTTCCCAGCCTGCTTTATCGTTTCTTATAGTACCCAAACAATTTGAAGatcctcattttgttttttgtttttttaaaaaaaaatatttatttatttatttattatgtatacaatattctgtctgtgtgtatgtctgcaggccagaagagggcaccagacctcattccagatggttgtgacccaccatgtggttgccaggaattgaactcaggacctttggaagagcaggcagtgctcttaaccactgagccatctctccagccccctcattttgtttttaacagttgtAGGCAGCTACAATCTGGTCAAGCATGCCTTTGTCACTTGCCTTGTTATTGTAGCTGATCAACATGGTTacattgtattttatatgtacttACCTACTTAAAAGCAATGGTTTAGTCTAGGGTAGTAGCTTATACTTATCCCCAATATTTGGTGCAGTCAGGAGCatccagagtttgaggccagagtggACTAC
Coding sequences:
- the Eif4a3 gene encoding eukaryotic initiation factor 4A-III is translated as MAATATMATSGSARKRLLKEEDMTKVEFETSEEVDVTPTFDTMGLREDLLRGIYAYGFEKPSAIQQRAIKQIIKGRDVIAQSQSGTGKTATFSISVLQCLDIQVRETQALILAPTRELAVQIQKGLLALGDYMNVQCHACIGGTNVGEDIRKLDYGQHVVAGTPGRVFDMIRRRSLRTRAIKMLVLDEADEMLNKGFKEQIYDVYRYLPPATQVVLISATLPHEILEMTNKFMTDPIRILVKRDELTLEGIKQFFVAVEREEWKFDTLCDLYDTLTITQAVIFCNTKRKVDWLTEKMREANFTVSSMHGDMPQKERESIMKEFRSGASRVLISTDVWARGLDVPQVSLIINYDLPNNRELYIHRIGRSGRYGRKGVAINFVKNDDIRILRDIEQYYSTQIDEMPMNVADLI